A genomic stretch from Microtus pennsylvanicus isolate mMicPen1 chromosome 11, mMicPen1.hap1, whole genome shotgun sequence includes:
- the LOC142860755 gene encoding zinc finger protein 39-like isoform X1, whose product MNTVVGLVSFEDVSVDFTWEEWQDLDDAQRKLYRDVMLETYSSLLSLNQCDAKPELILKLEQGAGPWKEDAPNQSLPAMKSEKSLNETHWDNQMRHLNHLLIPGISSAEERARFGETFTMSSNHVLCPAIKKRNSSEMRSEVPDRWGDLHGEPSEMPPLEELHHLATTRLSCRVPEPLSLDDGVESGQRHRQCRPHAEAFSGNAGWTHKGFPLGDNPSKLKEHRKAFDKLAPSAQEGTHIRKETLGCSLCKKSFPDKCNHTQHFRTCIKNKCGKCTDCEPTFSTKPGHTILQNTRHAWEKPCGCNGDEKCVCHMPKQRVNQSVFSSKESHCVKKLCPNSNFSVHQRPHTGRKPRECNTSAKINNQPRRRHRCGRTYQCKVCGKAFRHTQNLYLHYRTHTGEKPYECKECKKLFSVKSNLSVHQKTHTGEKPYECNICGNAFKRRCDLTIHQRVHTGEKPYECKECRKTFSIKSGLIVHQRIHTGEKPYECNVCGKRFNQKSNLSTHEKIHTGEKPFECKECRKSFSVKSYLTIHQKTHLGEKPRA is encoded by the exons ATGAACACAGTTGTG GGGTTGGTGTCATTCGAGGATGTCTCTGTGGACTTCACCTGGGAGGAGTGGCAAGACCTGGATGATGCTCAGAGGAAGCTCTACAGGgacgtgatgctggagacctacagcaGCCTTCTGTCCTTGA ACCAGTGTGATGCCAAACCTGAGTTGATCCTGAAGTTGGAGCAAGGAGCTGGGCCGTGGAAGGAAGATGCGCCAAACCAGAGCCTCCCAG CTATGAAGTCTGAGAAGAGCCTGAATGAGACCCACTGGGACAATCAAATGAGACATTTGAACCACCTGCTAATCCCTGGCATCTCATCAGCTGAGGAGAGGGCCAGATTTGGGGAAACATTTACTATGAGTTCAAACCATGTTTTATGCCCTGCTATTAAGAAAAGGAACTCTTCTGAAATGAGATCGGAGGTTCCTGACAGATGGGGAGATCTCCATGGTGAGCCCAGTGAGATGCCGCCCTTAGAGGAACTCCATCATCTCGCTACAACCAGGTTGTCATGCCGAGTTCCTGAGCCTCTTAGTCTGGATGATGGTGTTGAAAGTGGGCAACGACACCGTCAGTGCAGACCACATGCCGAAGCCTTCAGTGGGAACGCTGGGTGGACACATAAGGGCTTTCCTTTGGGAGATAATCCGAGTAAGTTAAAGGAACACAGGAAAGCCTTTGATAAACTGGCTCCTAGTGCCCAAGAGGGGACTCACATAAGGAAAGAAACTTTGGGTTGCAGCTTGTGTAAGAAGTCATTCCCTGACAAGTGTAACCATACTCAGCATTTTAGGACATGCATAAAAAACAAATGTGGTAAATGTACCGATTGTGAACCAACATTCAGTACAAAACCAGGCCATACAATTCTTCAGAACACTCGGCATGCGTGGGAGAAGCCCTGTGGATGTAATGGTGATGAGAAATGTGTGTGTCACATGCCAAAGCAGAGGGTTAATCAGAGTGTCTTCTCAAGTAAAGAGAGTCACTGTGTGAAAAAATTATGCCCAAACTCAAATTTCAGTGTGCACCAGAGACCTCACACAGGTAGAAAACCCCGTGAATGCAATACATCTGCAAAAATCAACAACCAACCTCGTAGGCGTCACAGATGTGGGAGGACCTATCAGTGTAAAGTATGTGGGAAGGccttcagacacacacagaatctCTACTTGCACTACAGAACGCACACTGGTGAGAAGCCGTATGAGTGTAAAGAGTGTAAGAAACTGTTCAGCGTAAAGTCAAATCTCAGTGTACATCAGAAAACCCACACGGGCGAAAAACCCTATGAGTGCAACATATGCGGAAATGCCTTTAAAAGGAGGTGTGACCTAACTATACATCAGAGAGTTCACACTGGTGAGAAGCCCTACGAATGTAAAGAATGCAGGAAAACTTTCAGCATAAAGTCAGGGCTCATTGTACATCAGAGAATTCACACAGGCGAAAAGCCATATGAATGTAACGTATGTGGAAAGCGTTTTAACCAGAAGTCAAATCTCTCTACACATGAGAAGATTCACACAGGcgagaaaccctttgaatgtaaGGAATGTAGGAAATCATTTAGTGTCAAGTCGTATCTCACTATTCATCAGAAAACTCACTTGGGGGAGAAACCTCGTGCCTGA
- the LOC142860754 gene encoding zinc finger protein OBI1-like isoform X2 translates to MLETYSSLLSLNRCDPKPELILKLEQEAGPWKEDVPNQSLPDLQHVNGPNEISQDSQKLRGCNLVIAKSSTSAEQRAEAGKPFASPSCILRLAVKNDVSSGTKPGARNMWANVLLPSEPSEVQAVKELGLPIVTRVSPRLPEPLSLYHSTKCEEQRLQCREHSGAFHTKPVWLQDTFPIRDPSGKLRNYRKGLEKLALPGLGGTQVQEQTFECKVCGKLFYRNSHLTQHLKTHKEKKYYKGNDCGPIFNIQSNLPKHQHSHVGEEPYTYDEDEKYICQKSKKSVQQSIIGDGRNVYGKIVGSKLNRSVQQNPHKAEKSHEYSISGKTISKSNLQLELVHRYEKAYECNTCGKSFNHTPGFYLHSGAHTAEKPYECKDCQQSKLTVNQQTPTQEKRYVCNVCGKAFYKRAHLHAHQRTHTGEKPYDCKECGKSFRLKSFLVVHQRIHTGEKPFACTTCGKSFKQRTSLYTHIRIHTGEKPYECKECRKSFILKSYLTVHQRTHSGEKPYECDVCGKCFKQNSHLHAHKRTHTNEKPYECIVCGKSYKQSPSLYTHKKIHTSEKPYECKQCRKSFSLKFHLTRHQRTHSGENHYQ, encoded by the exons atgctggagacctacagcaGCCTGCTGTCCTTGA ATCGGTGTGATCCCAAACCTGAGTTGATCCTGAAGTTGGAACAAGAAGCTGGGCCATGGAAGGAAGATGTCCCAAACCAGAGCCTCCCAG ATCTGCAGCATGTGAATGGCCCGAATGAGATCAGCCAGGATAGTCAAAAGCTGCGTGGATGCAATCTGGTAATTGCCAAGAGCAGCACATCAGCTGAGCAAAGGGCTGAAGCAGGAAAACCATTTGCTAGTCCAAGCTGTATTTTGAGGCTGGCTGTAAAGAATGACGTATCTTCTGGAACGAAACCTGGGGCACGTAATATGTGGGCTAATGTGCTTCTCCCTAGTGAGCCCAGTGAGGTGCAGGCGGTAAAGGAACTTGGTCTTCCGATTGTGACCAGGGTGTCCCCCAGACTTCCTGAGCCTCTCAGTCTGTATCACAGTACTAAATGTGAAGAACAGCGCTTGCAGTGTCGTGAGCACAGTGGCGCTTTCCACACGAAGCCAGTGTGGCTACAGGACACATTTCCTATCAGAGACCCCTCCGGTAAATTGAGGAACTACAGGAAAGGATTAGAAAAGTTAGCTCTTCCTGGTCTAGGAGGGACCCAGGTACAGGAGCAAACTTTTGAATGTAAAGTGTGTGGGAAATTGTTCTATAGAAATTCTCATCTCACACAGCACttaaaaacccacaaagaaaagaaatattataaaggCAATGATTGTGGGCCAATATTCAATATACAATCAAACCTCCCAAAACATCAGCATTCGCATGTGGGAGAAGAGCCTTACACATATGATGAAGATGAGAAATACATTTGTCAGAAATCAAAAAAGAGTGTGCAGCAGAGCATCATAGGGGATGGAAGGAATGTGTACGGGAAAATTGTTGGCTCAAAATTAAATCGCAGTGTTCAACAGAACCCTCACAAGGCTGAGAAATCCCATGAATACAGTATATCTGGAAAGACAATTAGTAAGTCGAACCTCCAGCTTGAGCTGGTACACAGATACGAGAAAGCGTATGAGTGTAATACTTGTGGGAAATCCTTTAACCACACACCAGGTTTCTACTTGCATTCGGGAGCTCACACAGCTGAGAAACCCTACGAGTGTAAAGACTGTCAGCAGTCAAAACTCACTGTGAACCAGCAAACCCCCACGCAGGAAAAACGCTacgtgtgtaatgtgtgtggaaAAGCCTTTTACAAAAGAGCCCACTTACATGCACATCAGAGAACTCACACAGGCGAGAAGCCTTATGACTGTAAAGAATGTGGGAAGTCTTTCAGGCTGAAGTCATTTCTGGTTGTACATCAGAGAATTCACACGGGTGAAAAACCCTTTGCATGTACCACGTGTGGGAAAAGTTTCAAGCAGAGGACAAGTCTCTACACGCACATACGAATTCACACAggtgagaaaccctatgaatgtaaagaATGTAGGAAATCTTTTATTCTCAAGTCATACCTCACCGTACATCAGAGAACTCATTCAGGTGAGAAACCCTATGAGTGTGATGTATGTGGAAAATGCTTTAAGCAAAATTCCCACCTTCATGCACATAAGAGAACTCACACAAACGAGAAACCCTATGAGTGTATAGTGTGCGGCAAAAGTTACAAGCAGAGCCCAAGCCTCTATACACATAAGAAAATCCATACAAgcgagaagccctatgaatgtaaacaGTGTAGGAAGTCATTTAGTTTGAAGTTTCATCTCACCAGACATCAGAGGACGCACTCGGGTGAGAATCACTACCAGTGA
- the LOC142860755 gene encoding zinc finger protein 809-like isoform X2, translating into MNTVVGLVSFEDVSVDFTWEEWQDLDDAQRKLYRDVMLETYSSLLSLNQCDAKPELILKLEQGAGPWKEDAPNQSLPGL; encoded by the exons ATGAACACAGTTGTG GGGTTGGTGTCATTCGAGGATGTCTCTGTGGACTTCACCTGGGAGGAGTGGCAAGACCTGGATGATGCTCAGAGGAAGCTCTACAGGgacgtgatgctggagacctacagcaGCCTTCTGTCCTTGA ACCAGTGTGATGCCAAACCTGAGTTGATCCTGAAGTTGGAGCAAGGAGCTGGGCCGTGGAAGGAAGATGCGCCAAACCAGAGCCTCCCAG
- the LOC142860754 gene encoding zinc finger protein OBI1-like isoform X1, which produces MSESLRTMNTSKGLVSFEDVSVDFTWEEWQNLDDAQRKLYRDVMLETYSSLLSLNRCDPKPELILKLEQEAGPWKEDVPNQSLPDLQHVNGPNEISQDSQKLRGCNLVIAKSSTSAEQRAEAGKPFASPSCILRLAVKNDVSSGTKPGARNMWANVLLPSEPSEVQAVKELGLPIVTRVSPRLPEPLSLYHSTKCEEQRLQCREHSGAFHTKPVWLQDTFPIRDPSGKLRNYRKGLEKLALPGLGGTQVQEQTFECKVCGKLFYRNSHLTQHLKTHKEKKYYKGNDCGPIFNIQSNLPKHQHSHVGEEPYTYDEDEKYICQKSKKSVQQSIIGDGRNVYGKIVGSKLNRSVQQNPHKAEKSHEYSISGKTISKSNLQLELVHRYEKAYECNTCGKSFNHTPGFYLHSGAHTAEKPYECKDCQQSKLTVNQQTPTQEKRYVCNVCGKAFYKRAHLHAHQRTHTGEKPYDCKECGKSFRLKSFLVVHQRIHTGEKPFACTTCGKSFKQRTSLYTHIRIHTGEKPYECKECRKSFILKSYLTVHQRTHSGEKPYECDVCGKCFKQNSHLHAHKRTHTNEKPYECIVCGKSYKQSPSLYTHKKIHTSEKPYECKQCRKSFSLKFHLTRHQRTHSGENHYQ; this is translated from the exons ATGTCTGAAAGCCTTAGGACAATGAACACATCCAAG GGGTTGGTGTCATTCGAGGATGTCTCTGTGGACTTCACCTGGGAGGAGTGGCAGAACCTGGATGATGCTCAGAGGAAGCTCTACAGGgacgtgatgctggagacctacagcaGCCTGCTGTCCTTGA ATCGGTGTGATCCCAAACCTGAGTTGATCCTGAAGTTGGAACAAGAAGCTGGGCCATGGAAGGAAGATGTCCCAAACCAGAGCCTCCCAG ATCTGCAGCATGTGAATGGCCCGAATGAGATCAGCCAGGATAGTCAAAAGCTGCGTGGATGCAATCTGGTAATTGCCAAGAGCAGCACATCAGCTGAGCAAAGGGCTGAAGCAGGAAAACCATTTGCTAGTCCAAGCTGTATTTTGAGGCTGGCTGTAAAGAATGACGTATCTTCTGGAACGAAACCTGGGGCACGTAATATGTGGGCTAATGTGCTTCTCCCTAGTGAGCCCAGTGAGGTGCAGGCGGTAAAGGAACTTGGTCTTCCGATTGTGACCAGGGTGTCCCCCAGACTTCCTGAGCCTCTCAGTCTGTATCACAGTACTAAATGTGAAGAACAGCGCTTGCAGTGTCGTGAGCACAGTGGCGCTTTCCACACGAAGCCAGTGTGGCTACAGGACACATTTCCTATCAGAGACCCCTCCGGTAAATTGAGGAACTACAGGAAAGGATTAGAAAAGTTAGCTCTTCCTGGTCTAGGAGGGACCCAGGTACAGGAGCAAACTTTTGAATGTAAAGTGTGTGGGAAATTGTTCTATAGAAATTCTCATCTCACACAGCACttaaaaacccacaaagaaaagaaatattataaaggCAATGATTGTGGGCCAATATTCAATATACAATCAAACCTCCCAAAACATCAGCATTCGCATGTGGGAGAAGAGCCTTACACATATGATGAAGATGAGAAATACATTTGTCAGAAATCAAAAAAGAGTGTGCAGCAGAGCATCATAGGGGATGGAAGGAATGTGTACGGGAAAATTGTTGGCTCAAAATTAAATCGCAGTGTTCAACAGAACCCTCACAAGGCTGAGAAATCCCATGAATACAGTATATCTGGAAAGACAATTAGTAAGTCGAACCTCCAGCTTGAGCTGGTACACAGATACGAGAAAGCGTATGAGTGTAATACTTGTGGGAAATCCTTTAACCACACACCAGGTTTCTACTTGCATTCGGGAGCTCACACAGCTGAGAAACCCTACGAGTGTAAAGACTGTCAGCAGTCAAAACTCACTGTGAACCAGCAAACCCCCACGCAGGAAAAACGCTacgtgtgtaatgtgtgtggaaAAGCCTTTTACAAAAGAGCCCACTTACATGCACATCAGAGAACTCACACAGGCGAGAAGCCTTATGACTGTAAAGAATGTGGGAAGTCTTTCAGGCTGAAGTCATTTCTGGTTGTACATCAGAGAATTCACACGGGTGAAAAACCCTTTGCATGTACCACGTGTGGGAAAAGTTTCAAGCAGAGGACAAGTCTCTACACGCACATACGAATTCACACAggtgagaaaccctatgaatgtaaagaATGTAGGAAATCTTTTATTCTCAAGTCATACCTCACCGTACATCAGAGAACTCATTCAGGTGAGAAACCCTATGAGTGTGATGTATGTGGAAAATGCTTTAAGCAAAATTCCCACCTTCATGCACATAAGAGAACTCACACAAACGAGAAACCCTATGAGTGTATAGTGTGCGGCAAAAGTTACAAGCAGAGCCCAAGCCTCTATACACATAAGAAAATCCATACAAgcgagaagccctatgaatgtaaacaGTGTAGGAAGTCATTTAGTTTGAAGTTTCATCTCACCAGACATCAGAGGACGCACTCGGGTGAGAATCACTACCAGTGA